The following are encoded in a window of Manihot esculenta cultivar AM560-2 chromosome 8, M.esculenta_v8, whole genome shotgun sequence genomic DNA:
- the LOC110621180 gene encoding protein DMP10: MSKVGTRGAASAAANLANLLPTGTVLIFEALVPSFTNNGECVQANKYLTLALIFCCSLVCFFSSFTDSFIGKNDKKLYYGIATLNGIFVFNDPDCTDGNGEEELDHNQRKNYRVTLIDFVHAFSSLTVFLVFSLSNSELQNCFFPKAGPNEKQLIVNLPLGAGLLSTFLFIIFPTKRRGIGYGDMTPSRPSILDGDSITSRSEVQNTQKHQA; encoded by the coding sequence ATGTCGAAAGTTGGCACTCGGGGTGCAGCAAGTGCTGCAGCTAACCTCGCAAACCTTCTGCCAACGGGAACTGTACTTATATTTGAAGCTCTTGTACCTTCCTTCACTAATAATGGTGAGTGTGTTCAAGCCAATAAGTACCTCACTTTAGCCTTGATTTTTTGTTGTTCTCTGGTTTGCTTTTTCTCCTCCTTCACTGACAGCTTCATTGGCAAGAATGATAAGAAACTTTATTATGGTATCGCCACCTTAAATGGGATATTCGTATTCAATGATCCTGATTGCACTGATGGCAATGGAGAGGAAGAACTGGATCATAACCAGAGGAAAAATTACAGAGTCACTCTGATAGATTTTGTTCATGCCTTCTCATCGCTAACTGTGTTCTTGGTTTTTTCTCTTAGTAACTCTGAGCTGCAAAATTGTTTCTTTCCGAAGGCAGGGCCTAATGAGAAACAACTAATCGTGAATTTGCCATTAGGAGCTGGGCTTTTGAGCACCTTTTTGTTCATAATATTTCCCACTAAAAGGAGAGGAATTGGCTACGGAGACATGACACCATCGCGTCCCAGCATCCTTGATGGAGACTCGATAACATCCCGTTCTGAAGTCCAAAATACCCAGAAACATCAAGCTTAA
- the LOC110621179 gene encoding sugar transporter ERD6-like 5 — protein sequence MGREGIEEGDVSSSLLVKDRSQIRGRDDASVGGDGQSKGSPATAVVVISTLVAVSGSYVFGSAVGYSSPTQSGIMDDLGLSLAEYSVFGSILTIGAMVGAMMSGRIADYTGRRGTMGFSEMFCIIGWLAIAFSKASWLLDVGRLLLGYGMGLLSYVVPIYVAEITPKNLRGAFTTAHQLMICCGASMTFLIGAFVSWRILAIIGTIPCLLQLLGLFVIPESPRWLAKIGRWKECEAALQRLRGENADISDEAAEIKDYTETLQQHSEAGIFELFQWKYAHSLVVGVGLMVLQQFGGVNGIAFYASSIFVSAGFSGTVGTIAMVVVQVPLTALGVVLMDISGRRPLMMISAAGTCLGCFLVALSFLSQGLHKWMEFSPFLALVGVLIYIGSFALGIGGIPWVIMSEIFPINMKGSAGSLVTVVNWLGSWIVSYTFNFIMDWSSAGTFFIFSFICGITVLFVWKLVPETKGRTLEEIQASMNPFTAE from the exons ATGGGTAGGGAAGGCATAGAAGAAGGAGACGTGTCAAGCTCTCTGCTTGTCAAAGATAGATCCCAGATACGGGGAAGAGATGATGCCAGTGTTGGTGGAGATGGGCAGAGCAAAGGTTCTCCGGCAACTGCTGTGGTGGTTATAAGCACTCTGGTTGCTGTTTCTGGTTCATATGTTTTTGGATCAGCT GTGGGATATTCATCACCCACTCAGTCTGGAATCATGGACGATCTGGGTCTCTCTCTGGCAGAG TACTCAGTTTTTGGTTCGATATTAACAATTGGGGCAATGGTAGGCGCAATGATGAGTGGCAGGATAGCAGATTACACTGGTCGAAGAGGC ACAATGGGCTTCTCAGAAATGTTCTGCATCATAGGCTGGCTGGCAATAGCATTCTCAAAG GCTTCTTGGTTGCTCGATGTTGGAAGACTGTTGTTAGGATATGGGATGGGCCTTCTTTCTTATGTG GTACCAATTTATGTGGCTGAGATTACACCCAAGAATCTACGAGGAGCATTCACAACAGCACATCAG TTGATGATATGTTGTGGTGCATCAATGACATTTCTTATTGGAGCATTTGTGTCATGGCGAATTTTGGCTATCATTG GAACTATTCCATGTCTTCTTCAACTTCTTGGGCTGTTCGTCATTCCAGAATCTCCTAGATGGTTG GCAAAGATTGGACGATGGAAAGAGTGTGAAGCAGCTCTACAGCGCCTTAGAGGGGAGAATGCTGATATTTCTGATGAAGCAGCTGAGATTAAA GATTACACAGAAACCCTTCAACAGCATTCTGAAGCTGGCATATTTGAATTGTTTCAGTGGAAATATGCTCATTCGCTTGTT GTTGGAGTGGGCCTGATGGTTCTGCAACAATTTGGTGGGGTCAATGGCATTGCATTTTATGCAAGTTCTATATTTGTATCAGCTG GTTTCTCTGGTACTGTTGGAACTATTGCAATGGTTGTTGTCCAG GTTCCACTGACAGCACTGGGAGTAGTCTTGATGGACATATCTGGGCGAAGACCACTTATGATG ATCTCTGCAGCTGGAACATGCTTGGGTTGTTTTCTTGTAGCATTGTCTTTTTTGTCACAG GGCCTTCATAAGTGGATGGAATTTTCTCCCTTCTTGGCACTTGTTGGTGTACTG ATATATATAGGATCTTTTGCGCTAGGCATAGGAGGAATTCCTTGGGTTATAATGTCTGAG ATATTTCCTATAAACATGAAGGGCTCAGCTGGAAGTCTAGTGACAGTAGTTAATTGGTTAGGTTCTTGGATTGTCTCCTACACTTTTAACTTCATAATGGATTGGAGTTCAGCAG GAACATTCTTcatattctcatttatatgtGGCATAACCGTTTTGTTCGTTTGGAAGCTGGTACCCGAGACGAAAGGACGAACATTGGAAGAAATACAAGCTTCCATGAATCCATTCACAGCAGAGTGA